Genomic segment of Drosophila ananassae strain 14024-0371.13 chromosome 2L, ASM1763931v2, whole genome shotgun sequence:
CTGTCGTCGCCCATCCTCCCGCACAGTGTCTCCCATTTGCTCACACCCACTGCACTCGGAAATAATTTGAAATGCAAAATCATGCGGAAGGCAGGCGCAGTGCGGCAGGACGGACGGCAGGAGAGCTACCACATGCTCGCacttgttgttcttgttgttgggACCTAAGCAcactcaaacacacacacacccacacaatTGCAGAGTGAAAGCCTCCCACACACGCTCCTACAGCCTCACAGATACTCACACCCACAAGTTCACAGGAGCTGGGCAGTCGTGCGTAGCTTTCAGCAATTTGCTACCCAAGGATTATAGTTTTCGGAAAGGTATATCGACAGCGAATTTATAGGTAGAGGTCCAAAGTTTATGTACAAAAAGTACTCACTATTGGTAAGCATCTTAAAAGAGTTTATGGAGAGTTTATTCATTTATTCTCTATGCGAGTTCATCCTACCAAATTCGCGGGGAATACCAAAATATCTGGgagtttttaattatattttttttaaagagcGTTTTATAGAAAACTGTTTGGgaaatattcttttttattcattACTACTTTTAATGGTAACTAAATAAGAAGATCATGAAGGGAAAAGTCTATTAAGATAGACTGAACTCTAATAcgattaaatttttttaggaAAGGGGTATCTTTAATAACTCTGTGCAAACGAAAAACGTTTGAAAAAGTTGAGTTATTATTAGTTAAGTGCTGAACTTTGGTCAATTACGTTTATTTTAAACTAAACAGTTTAATACAGAACTCTTCTATATCCAAAACTCTGCCCAATTTATCCCATTTGTCCATTTCGGTCGTGTTGGTTTGAATGTTGAGTCCTTTTTTTGGGTGTACCTATTGTCATGTCTTTTGTCAACAGAGTAtgccaaatatttgcaatGTCCACAGCGAAACGGACACCCTGTATATCAATTAGAGCGTTGTCGACACGTTTTGGTCGTTATTTTTCCGTCATCAAGCGGGTCGGGAGAGAAATATGTGTGTCCTGTCCGCATGTATGCGTAGTGTAAGTCATTTCCTCAAGttgtaaatttattttaataaagctTAGTGCGTGTGAGAATTTTTCAGCTCCCCAGCTTCAGCTTTTTGTTTGGTCTTTGTTGGGATGTCAAGTGGTCAGGGCAAAGCTTACCCCCAGTTACCCAGTGACAGGGCGGGCATGTGGGCAAACAATTTTCACACTTTTTGGCTTTGGCCAACAGTGTAAACCGTATAAATGATATAAACAACAGCCGGAAGCGGACGACATGCATCATGAATCCTGTTCGTCCACCGCACAAAAATATACTCGAATATTCAACAGTTATGGTTGGGGCAGAGGCATGAGATGGACGGGAGATGGTTGGGTTGGTGGGAGTGAGGTGGTTGTGGGGCATGCTACTGGATTGCCTTGGCAATGTAAATGGCAAACAGCAGCCACGGAGCAAGAATGCTCTCCTGCagtaaaaatatttgtatgcTGGAAGATAAAAACCAGCACATACGATGGAAGCCGCGTACTTTGCAGGCagggaaattaattaaaaattgcatGAGCACTACTTTTATGGAAAAGCCGGTGCATCGGACCGGTCCCTTTCTTTACTTTCTCTCTCGGAAGTATCTGGCCCCTTTCCGACCACACACAcggttttaatttaattagcaTAAAATGTGGCGAACCTGGCTCGtgaataaaattaacaaaaattcATACAACGCGGATTGGCAATATAATCTGCATACGCAAAATCAAATTATAGCTGATGCCTATTGAAATTcttcaaatatatttataacaaaattcaaaataatttatacatttattaaagcTGGATTCAACTTTGCCATTAATTGGATATGAGGGGCATTTTGTATTCAAACGTTTATTTGCCATTGTAATTTATACGAGTAATATTTTCTGTTAGCATAGCCATGTttatattgtaaatattttcaaactGCTGCTCCAATTATGCAGTTCATTATTCATTCCAGGTTCAGGATCAGGTTCATGTCCTGAACCTGAGCTCATAGACCACAGGAGCCACAGCAGCAGGAGTGGCGGGAGGAATTGttgtcgttgtcaacgttgcTGGGCTGTCAAGCCTCAAAAATGCCATCCTGAAAAATGCCAACTAAAATGCTCATCTATTTTCAGCCAAATGGTGGGCAAGGGAGTGTGTTTGTTTTCAGCTTTTAGGGAcgtttatgtgtgtgtgtgtattagCCAGACTAAATGCACAAAGAATTCAGCTTGAAAATGGGCAGCGCGTTGCTAGGGCCGCCAGCAATGCAAATAGAGCTTGTAATACTgcaatttaaaatgtaaatgcGAACAAGGCCAAGTCCTCTGATGGCCGCTGTATGAATATGCATCTGTATCTTTGTAACTGCGGGCGCCAgtatgtgtgggtgtgtggcaTAATCAAGACTGAGAAAGTGGGATGGCCAGATGAATAATTGAACTTTCACTTCCGTTCCTTGTCAGCCTGATTGCCTCAGTAGCCACCAttcacatacatatattttctgGGTGAAGTTCCTGTTCCCTTGAAAATTTCCTTTCATTTTTTCTGTTGCttcctttttattatttctggtCCTCTGTTGTTTGATTTAGCAAATGGTCGACATAAACGAAACAAAGTTAACTTTGTTTTCCCTTCGGTGGCCCTCAGAGCTTGTGTCTCGGTTTCTCGGTTGCGGCTGACCGCTGTCAATTTATCTTTGCATACTTCCAGGCGTCCAATTAGTTTCGATTCGCTGCCGTTTCGATTCGTTTTCCGTTTGGGTTCGATTTGTTCGATCGGGTGACAACCGTTTCGGCTTGATTTCATTTCCATGGTCCTTCCGTGTCCCTTTGTCCTGGGCCTTTGTCTTGGGGCTTTTAGCACTCAATTAAATCGCTTTCGCAGGACCATATTTATGAGTTTGGCTGTCCGGTGCTGTCTTGATTGTAATTCCCCCAGTGATAAATGACTTCATCCCGATTGCGCCACTCAATTAGAACGCACTGCGTGTGCTTAACTGGCATTTTCGGATATTGGTAAAAATCGATTAGCGAAAAGGATGAAGAGACGCATGCTAACCCTCCAAGATTTTTCTGTTCtttgcataaattaaaaattaattaagagCTGAGCTTAAGCGGGTCAAAGTGCTCTTCGAAAAGCAATTAAAGTCCACCATCAATCTGTTGGGTAAGCCCCAAGCCGAAACCCTAATCCAAAGCCAAACACAGGCCCCACAACCCACAACCCAGAACCCATACAAGATGGCAAATTAATTTCTCGGACCTGGCCTGGACCGAAGGGCAAACATCAACGCTTGTGGCCAGGTTCGGGCCAATGCGCTCTCAGCTGTAAATAAACACAGGCGAAATCAAATAAGCAAAAGAATAAGTAAGGATAAATAACTAACAAGCCAAGGACCCAACTGAACCCAATGCACCGTCACAATGGGCCACAGCCAAGCGAAATAAATCACAGCCATTCAGCATGTCCTGTCGACTGACAAAAGGATCCACGACCTAACCCAGACGGCGAGGCATGGCCGAGAAATCAGTTCAATCCGCAGATTTCACTCGATGTGTGTATTGATCACCCTGATTGATTTAAACATCAATTGAATTGAAATCTTTGCCAGACTCCGAACATCCATCCCGTCGCGCATTCTGACTTATTTTCATCGCAGGCTTAGCATTTGCATCCACTGTATGCTTGGCCAACTTTGAAAGGTCAAATGAAAGACCGAGTCCCAAAGGCAAATCTCAGACGCTTTAACAAATAAAAGTCGAACAAGAAAAGATTCTGTGTaccacaaaaaatatataaatatatacgtatatattagaaaaaataAGCGTTGATATTGACTGCGGAGAAACCACACCTGCTGGGTGATGTATTGTGAAGACACCGTCCCTACGGGTTTGAGGAAAAACAGACAAAAGCCGAAACCGGAACTGAGACCCGGATCCGAGACCGGGcgtgggcctgggcctgggacTGGGACACTTGGAGGGGTGTCCTGCGTTCGCCGTTATTGTTATGGCGCATTGTCAATGCGTTTGACAAAAGCACTTGGCGTTTCGTATAtatgtctatatatatatactcgtATTCGAAAAGTGGTGGTGCGCGACCTACGAGGCTTTTCAATTTGTTGTTCTTTATTGATTTAAAGTTCACTTCAGTCGCGGTCGCTTTGTTGGTGAGTGTCATGCACACACAACCACTCCCCATACCTCCACAATACAGAACAAACCACATAAAACTCATTTCCCTAAAGGTGCAGGAGAAAGGACCTGGGCGCACACACAATTCCTCTGGTGACAGTCGTATTTGTTGGCTGAAGTTTACTTAGTTTGCCCAACATGGGAATTACACGTTAGCTCGAGTCCCAAATGTTTGCCTACTTTCGCCCAAGAAGAGTGGGAGTAAGTGCTTCCCATACTCAGATGGAATCAAATGGAAAAGCATAGCCCCTGGCATGGTTTGAGTATTTGCCGAAACTTGTATGGAATTCATGGGCCTCGATTACGAGGCAAGCCAATCGCTGAATAAATGTacataatttgaaaattgacaTTTGCTAATGATAAGCCCCTGCCGCTGATGATAAAATATGGAACGGGGGACAGTGACAGCGAGCAGCGAGCAGCTGCCAGTTCAAATTCTGGCCGAATGCCTAAAAAACAGAAATGCGACAGCTGCTCCTTCCAGGAAGGAAGCAAATTTTCGACAGGCCCCGTCGAAAACGGAAATTTTCCCCTCTCGGCCCAGATATTGAAGCTGTTTATGGTAAATTAAACCAATTGAGAGGGATTACGTTTTTGGCACTACTCCCGGCCGCCCTCTCGACTGCTGCCTGGGTTTCAATTTCATTGTCTGTTCAGAGCCTGCGGCTAACggaatttatataatatattatggTATATACCCCATAGAAAGCCACCAAAGACTCAAGGTGTTTATGGGCTTAACTCCGGCTCGGATTCTGCCTAGTCCTTATGTTCTTTTCCCTGAGCTGCCTCTGAGATTTGCATGTTGTACACAAATTGGGGCATGCCGCGGACGCACGGACGGGGCGGGAGGCAGATAGAAGACAAATAGCCGGCACGTTGCGGTTCATTTAACTGCCACAACAAATGCCAAATTGATGCAAATGTAAATGGAAATCGAATCCAAAACGTGGCTGAGAAATCGTAAGCAAAAGTCAAAAGTTAACTGCCGGTTCTGAGGAATAAAAGACACTCTTCACGAAACTTgcttcttaaatttataaactaGATTTAAAACTTGCAGTGAGGAACTGAGCACTCTTCCTTATTCCCCTGTTTTCTTTGGCTCTTggataaataatttaaaagctcAGATGTCCttttgaaatggtttttgagCATTTAAACCAGCAGCTAcaatttatctttatttttcaataaatgctCTGGAAATATAAACCACAAACAACTTAACAAATCGATGTTGCTCTTTCCGAGTAAGCCGACGACTATGAAAGGAAATAAATCGTTTATCTTTTTATTCAATTGCAGGTCCTGGCAAACGATTGGCCATAATATCGCTCATCAAAACGGCTTGGGCAGAATGTCCTTTCCACTGAGTGTCCTTTCCGGTGGCATTAGTTTTATATTTGCTCTGACTACCAGCTGCAACTAAGTTGGCACAGCACAGCCATGACACTGCTACAGAGACTCCAGGCCCTGACGGCCACCACGGCCAGGACGCTGTTGGAAGGACAGGGGACACGGGAGCCCCGTTTGCATCTACAACCCCTGGGAAGGCAACTGCCTGTCCTGGAGGCATCTGCATCCCATGCCCGATATCTGAAGCTCATTGCCGACGGACTCATCGACGAAGGCGGACTGGTGGGCAGTGGAACGGGCATCGGCACCAGCACAGTGTCCATCGAAGATGTTGTATCCGGAACAGCGCAGGATGCAGGATTCGAGGAGAGCGCAGCCGCCGCCTCCGTCGACGGCGAGGATGCCGAGGGTAGCACACATCTAGCATTAGTCTTCGTCAAGTGTTTCGTTATTGGTTTCATCATACTGGCCGCCATCCTGGGCAACATGCTGGTGATTGTGTCCGTTATGCGCCACCGGAAATTGCGGTGAGTCCTTACAGTCTTTCTATTTTATATGTGGTATTGTGTGGCGCGTGTGTGGTCATATGTCACCGTTGACATTTGTCGCCTTCCCATTAATTTGGTTCATTTTACCCGCCATGGTGTCCATGTCATGCAAACAATCGAGtggttttttattacatttactGCCCGAGCCTTCGATTATGTCGACTAAATGATAATCTAGTAACATTTGTGACAACACCAATGGTTTATCCTGCTGTATATCTTTTTCTGGTTTTATTGAATCTGTTTTAACCTTTTCAAGCTTTAGAACCAGAATTATTCGAATCAACCCACCATTTCGATTCGGACTCTTAACTTTCATTTCAAATTGTATCTTTTCTCATTTCCTGTACAGCACGTAGCCAGGATTCGCGATTGTTTCGCCTGGCAAGGACATGACAGTGTCCGAGTTTGGTTgctgtttatatttttttgcaccTTCCGCTAGTCCTTTTTGTAGGACTTTGACATTACGAGTAGCTACCTCATTTTTGTGGCCATTAATTTGTCATCATTTATCATATTTTCCACCCTTTTTGCGTGTCAAGCGCACAGAACTCATCTTGTCCGCCCTCAGCCAATCGGGGGCGTGGCCAGTTAATTTCGCCAGGCAAACGGCAAAAGGCGAAAGCCAAGTTAAATGCTAGATACGTGCGTAATTACATTAGAAATGTTAATAAAGGGCGAGCATAAAAATATTGCTGCCTACTTAGGGGGCCACCATTGCCATTTACTTTATGGTCGGCCATATAATTTGTCAAATTTATGAATTGAGCCCCGCGTCGCCTCCACATGAGATATAAGATATGGCTTTGTGTGGGTCTGTGGGGTGTTGTGCTGTGTTGTGGGATTTGCCAAGTATCCAGGTATGTACGTGTTTTAGCCGCAAAAAATTCATAAGCTCAACAACGCTGGCATTTAAAGAACCCAACATAAAACACTCCGAGCCAGCGAAGCGACAATGGTGTAACCTAACCCCAGGACGTTCAATGTCAAGGCATAGCTGACTATTTAAGCAGGCCCAAGAcaatgccactgccactgccattgCCACGGTTGTGCCTCACGGCTCTTGTCGAGGAATCTTATACATTGCCTCGTAAAGGAAAAGAAGGCAAAAAAAAGCACCTGACATTTGTGTCTGAAACTTGGGGATTCTGAGACGAGGATGAGACCGAGACCAAGACCGAGGCTGAGGCTGATTCTGATGCTGAGGCTCATTTAGCCTGCCAGGGACAGGCAATTTGGGACCTGACCCTGACTACGTCTATTCCATGTTGCCATTTTTATCTCAACTGCTTGTGCCAGCATCTCATTGTCATGTGCGTTTTCCGCACCATTTTCACCTTTTACGCCCGGCTAGGCAGTTTAAATCATCATGGCAAATTAGACTTAATTACGAAACAACATGTATTCCCACTTAGGCCGTGCAGCCAGGCAACCCGCCCAGGGTCCCACATCCATATATTCTTTTTATGTTTTCCTCAGAGTTTTGCCCACTCacttgaaataaataattcatgCTACAGCACAGCATGGTGTAATCAATAAATTGCGATGACAAATTAAAGGTCGCCGAAAGTTCCAGTTTTGCTTACACCTTCGACTCTTACTTTCTCTATTCAGCCCGAGCAGAATGTGCCAACTCATAATTGTAATCAAACTTGACACCTATCAGCGGAACATTCCACCTAACTCCCACTGCCGTGTAATCGGCTTTAGGTTAACGcctcaataacaattttgtgTTGGCTTTGATGCGGGTATTTTGCTGTGGTGGCTTTAAGTCGGTCGACCTTTTTGCGGTCGGGTCCGGACTCCGGCCGTAATTAGGTTTCTGTGTAGGCAGTTCAATGTCCTGACCTAACAGCACAAAAAATCTGCCTAAATGCCAGGCGATTGTTAACGAGTTTAGGGGATCAAGAGCTCAAGCAGCAGGAAGCAACCTCATTCCGACTTCGTAAGTCATGATTGATGCACTTTTAGTCTTGCATTCGAAACTTATTGCATTTGAAAAGTTTTAGTTTTATATAAAATCATGTTTAGTCTTTTCTGACTTGGAAAGTTTTATCTGAGAAGTTTCCGACCGACTACAATTCCCCATCGACTTTAAACTTAAGCCTTCCACCTAACCCTCTCGGCCGTGGCTTCATCCGAGGCACAAGGATTTAAGCTGCCCTGGAAAATCATTTCTGACGTTGAAGCCGATAAACGTATTTgcacattgcgtatacgccgcgtGCTCATAATTGACTTTGCGTTTTGCGGTTCCACGCAATGTTGGTGATTGCTGGTGGAAGTTGTGGTGGCGTTAAGCTAATTATTAATTAACCCATTAAACAATGAAATCCACTCGAAGCTCGGCGCCGTGCCGCATTTAACGGCGGTCACATGCGGCGTATGCGCGATGTTCGTTAACCAAAAGTTTCCAACTTTGCAGGCATTGCCAGAGTTTGAGTTTGGGTCTGAGTCTGAGTTTGTGTCTGAGAGGCGATTAGCTGTGAGTGACTTGAAAGCTTAATGcacaaatttaatttgagAACTTGCCAATCCGCCTTGCACTTCCTTTTGCAGGATatatgtggatgtggatgtggatgtgggtgTGGTAGTGGGAGTGACTGTGGCTGTGTGGGCTGTATCCTTCCAGATTAGTTTTATCATTGCTTTTACTCTCTCGCCTTGCAGCATCATTACCAACTACTTTGTGGTCTCACTGGCCGTGGCCGACATGCTGGTGGCCCTCTGTGCGATGACATTTAATGCTTCCGTCATGATCTCCGGAAAGTGGATGTTCGGCTCGGTAATGTGCGACATGTGGAACAGCTTCGATGTGTACTTCTCCACCGCCAGCATCATGCACCTGTGTTGCATATCCGTCGACAGGTGGGTTTCCAAACAACAGAGTAATTACAGGTTGCTCGACTGTATTTTCCGTATTTCTCCTCCCCCTTTCCAGATACTACGCCATTGTCCAGCCGCTAGACTATCCCCTGATCATGACCCAGAGGCGAGTGTTCATTATGCTCCTAATGGTCTGGCTTTCGCCGGCCCTGCTCTCCTTCCTGCCCATCTGCACGGGCTGGTACACAACTGCCGAGAACTACAAGTATCTCAAATCGAATCCGCACGTAAGTAATAATGCCCACAATAAGGCATCTAATTGGATAATTAAATCGCCCAGTTTCTGGTCTCTATTAAGTGCCCTTAAGATTTACTAAAGCAATCGTTTACAGCAAATACGGTATGCATAGTATGTGTGTCCGCCCTTCCATGTCCCTGcattatttattcaattttcttgCACATCAAACTAATAGAAAATTCTAATTTAGTTGATAGAGTCCGGGGTATTGACTTTGTATGCATTTTGCATGTGCTTCTGGGCCGGGGTCTGAGCTTGGATCTATGTCGATGTGGCCTTTGACTTTTACCGTAAAAGTCCGGAGTGCCGAGTCCCGAGCCCGCAGTCTCTGGTCCCGAAGCCCCGTCTCAACGGAAATTGATTTATGTTTGTGTGGCTGAAGCAGTTTTACGCCTTTCAGGCGCTCAGCCGACAGGTAGCATATTTATTACTCCATTTTATTGGTTTCCCGTATTCTCTCAGTTGCCGTCGAAATTCGACATGGAGGCCACCACCAAGGTGGATGGATGGAACCATTTTCATTCCAGCACAGTCAGCAGCTGCTATGTAGAGCAGTAACCCCACCCACTGCGGTTATCATTGCGCAATAAAAATGCTGATGTAGAAATAAATGTACGTAATTCCATTCCGGTTTTTGCACAGGCTGTGCATAATTTTCGAGGCCCTACCTTGCCATCCGGCAGAGAGACTCATTGAAAGCCCTTTGCATAACATTAACATCCGGGCTGGGCTTTAATTAGTTTTACTTGTTTATGCTAATAAGTGGCAGGCAACGGGGTCTAGGCCATAAATCTGATTAGACGTCTTCTGTTGGCCTTTTGTCATGCCATCGGAGTAATGCACAATGTAATTGAGTTTTTATTGCTGCCGCACTTGACATTGCGGCTATGCGGCTCTAAGGCTCTACGGCAGTGCAACAAACGCATTCCGCCGTTGCCAATTGCGGAGAATTACGCTCCATTAGTTTTCCCCCCGGGCATCGTTTTTGATTTATTGATTCAGGCCCAACTAGAGCGCTAATTGAGTTGCCTGGCCGATGAAAAATGCTCAATACTCAACATTCCCATTTTAGATATGCGAGTTCAAAGTGAACAAGGCCTACGCCATAGTCAGTTCGTCAATGAGTTTCTGGATACCCGGCATCGTTATGCTTTCAATGTACTATCGCATTTACCAGGAGGCCGACCGTCAGGAGCGCCTCGTCTACAGGTAAGATTAGATGAAGTGGTGGTCCGGCGGTGGCCAATTAACGCTAATTACCCCAATCTCAGATCCAAGGTAGCCGCTCTGCTGTTGGAGAAGCATCTGCAGATTAGCCAAATTCCCAAGCCGCGCCCAAGCATCCAGGTGGAACAGTCGACCATTACGACGATGAGGCGGGAGAGGAAGGCCGCCCGCACCCTGGGCATCATAATGAGCGCCTTCCTCATCTGCTGGCTGCCGTTCTTCCTATGGTGCGTATACttgattttcttaattttcagTAAATATGGTTAAAACGAAAATGCTACGATGGCGACTAATTCGTGTTTAAAATAAGCTTATGCTCATAAGGTATAGTAggcttattttatttttattgaaaagttTATAACCATATATTTCCAATTACAAGAACCTGATCtgattttacattttattctGAGGCTTAAGTGCAGACAAAAaagaaatcggtttaaaaataattaaagaaat
This window contains:
- the LOC6501622 gene encoding octopamine receptor beta-1R isoform X2, producing MTLLQRLQALTATTARTLLEGQGTREPRLHLQPLGRQLPVLEASASHARYLKLIADGLIDEGGLVGSGTGIGTSTVSIEDVVSGTAQDAGFEESAAAASVDGEDAEGSTHLALVFVKCFVIGFIILAAILGNMLVIVSVMRHRKLRIITNYFVVSLAVADMLVALCAMTFNASVMISGKWMFGSVMCDMWNSFDVYFSTASIMHLCCISVDRYYAIVQPLDYPLIMTQRRVFIMLLMVWLSPALLSFLPICTGWYTTAENYKYLKSNPHICEFKVNKAYAIVSSSMSFWIPGIVMLSMYYRIYQEADRQERLVYRSKVAALLLEKHLQISQIPKPRPSIQVEQSTITTMRRERKAARTLGIIMSAFLICWLPFFLWYIVSSLCDSCITPRLLVGILFWIGYFNSALNPIIYAYFNRDFRAAFKKTIKSWCV
- the LOC6501622 gene encoding octopamine receptor beta-1R isoform X1: MTLLQRLQALTATTARTLLEGQGTREPRLHLQPLGRQLPVLEASASHARYLKLIADGLIDEGGLVGSGTGIGTSTVSIEDVVSGTAQDAGFEESAAAASVDGEDAEGSTHLALVFVKCFVIGFIILAAILGNMLVIVSVMRHRKLRIITNYFVVSLAVADMLVALCAMTFNASVMISGKWMFGSVMCDMWNSFDVYFSTASIMHLCCISVDRYYAIVQPLDYPLIMTQRRVFIMLLMVWLSPALLSFLPICTGWYTTAENYKYLKSNPHICEFKVNKAYAIVSSSMSFWIPGIVMLSMYYRIYQEADRQERLVYRSKVAALLLEKHLQISQIPKPRPSIQVEQSTITTMRRERKAARTLGIIMSAFLICWLPFFLWYIVSSLCDSCITPRLLVGILFWIGYFNSALNPIIYAYFNRDFRAAFKKTIKSLCPFLFRYCRRGGGRDDLDRDLEFGGPSRRGTNGARAGSGSAEMANYVNSTASSEIHMSVMRARQYAVNVTPATTDAHMQQLHPLYTN